The following are encoded in a window of Pieris napi chromosome 23, ilPieNapi1.2, whole genome shotgun sequence genomic DNA:
- the LOC125061503 gene encoding protein ALP1-like, with translation MEVEEAICVYLLLRKKERKKKRQYWVHPILRDRLTHGQFLTLYPKLRSFEPKFFNYLRMSINSFDELLEMISEQIASNDTHMRSSVAPEEKLVITLRYLGTGCSFGELHYNFRLGKSTITGIVREVCEALWEKVAKNVMPEPSEDIWKKIATDFEKYANFPNCIGAIDGKHIRITKPNDSGSLYYNYKTFFSIVLLALCDSNYCFSFIDIGSYGKSSDSAIFKNSVFYKRLIEKSLHIPKPKPISNTDPTPLPYVIVGDEAFGLSETVMRPYAGRGLSYEKNIFNYRLSRARRYIECTFGILANKWRIFHRPINVNIDFAEDIIKACCVLHNFVRTRDGIQFEDTLYTGPMSNLNTLHAGRGTPSSLNIRDKYANYFVNEGRVEWQDTKI, from the exons ATGGAAGTCGAAGAAGCAATATGTGTGTACTTGTTGCTCcgtaaaaaagaaagaaagaagaaacGGCAGTATTGGGTGCATCCAATATTACGTGATCGGCTCACCCATGGTCAGTTTCTGACTTTATATCCAAAATTAAGAAGTTTTGAAccaaaattctttaattatttgagaATGTCGATAAATTCATTTGATGaattattagaaatgatcagtGAACAAATTGCATCTAATGATACCCATATGAGGTCAAGCGTGGCCCCAGAAGAAAAACTCGTGATTACATTAag ATATCTGGGTACTGGTTGTTCCTTTGGAGAACTGCATTACAACTTTCGTCTTGGCAAATCTACAATTACAGGAATTGTCCGTGAAGTATGTGAAGCTCTGTGGGAAAAAGTCGCAAAAAATGTCATGCCTGAACCCAGCGAAGATATATGGAAGAAAATAGCTacagattttgaaaaatatgcaAATTTCCCCAATTGCATTGGCGCCATAGATGGCAAGCATATAAGGATTACAAAACCCAATGATTCTGGatctttgtattataattacaaaacttttttttccaTAGTGCTGTTGGCACTTTGTGATAGtaactattgtttttctttcataGATATTGGATCATATGGAAAAAGTAGTGATTctgcaatttttaaaaattcggtattttataaaagattaaTAGAAAAGTCATTACACATACCAAAACCTAAACCAATATCTAACACAGATCCTACGCCATTGCCATACGTCATAGTTGGCGATGAAGCGTTTGGTTTATCCGAAACTGTAATGCGACCCTATGCAGGTAGAGGGCTATCatacgaaaaaaatatatttaattacaggtTATCAAGAGCTCGACGTTATATTGAATGCACTTTTGGAATTCTGGCAAACAAGTGGCGCATTTTTCATAGGCCTATAAACGTTAATATAGACTTTGCCGAAGACATAATAAAGGCCTGTTGTGTGCTACACAATTTTGTTAGAACTAGAGATGGTATACAGTTTGAAGATACTTTATATACTGGGCCAATGAGTAATCTTAATACATTACATGCAGGAAGGGGTACACCGtcatcattaaatattagaGACAAATATGCTAATTACTTTGTAAATGAGGGTCGTGTAGAATGGCAagacacaaaaatataa
- the LOC125061504 gene encoding uncharacterized protein LOC125061504: protein MDRFDTELFIDEVEKRPALWDIQCAEYSNKIIRNGAWQELVDIFGENEDSLEKKVLFGVTLQKKWKNIRDAYNKEFKKGKSIPSGSGACKGSKYMYFDRLSFLQKTVENKETTSNIHEAKNEGIQNIDQNQDNFVNAREIQPVPNKRKKTKITSEERLADILENSIESRDKIQRQLQESMSKQDDDDKLFCMSLYKELKKIPENKRLATKIELLQVIQKGQKLPAPIHITSQQNTPNEVFWQNQQYSNPQGYFTGYSTIVPGESPSPLSCNSTDDSQSSIVQNIYSDV, encoded by the exons ATGGATCGCTTCGACACCGAGCTATTCATCGATGAGGTGGAAAAGAGACCTGCTTTGTGGGACATCCAATGTGCAGAATattccaataaaattattagaaacGGAGCTTGGCAGGAGCTGGTGGATATTTTTGGAGAAAATGAGGATTCTTTGGAAAAAAAGGTTCTTTTTG GTGTAACTTTACAAAAAAAGTGGAAGAATATACGGGATGCTTATAATAAGGAATTCAAGAAAGGCAAATCAATTCCTTCTGGTTCTGGTGCATGTAAAGGTtcaaaatacatgtattttgaCCGGCTTTCTTTTCTTCAGAAGACAGTAGAAAACAAAGAAACGACATCAAACATACATGAAGCCAAAAATGAAGGAATTCAAAACATTGACCAAAACCaagataattttgttaatgcaCGTGAAATACAACCAGTACCCAATAAAAGGAAGAAGACTAAAATTACTTCAGAAGAGCGATTGGCTGACATATTAGAAAATAGCATTGAATCAAGGGATAAAATACAGAGACAATTACAAGAAAGTATGTCAAAGcaagatgatgatgataagcttttttgtatgtcattgtataaagagttaaaaaaaattccagAAAATAAGCGTTTGGCTACTAAAATTGAATTACTCCAGGTAATACAGAAAGGGCAGAAATTACCAGCGCCTATTCATATCACGAGCCAGCAGAACACGCCTAATGAAGTATTTTGGCAAAACCAACAATATTCAAACCCACAAGGATATTTTACAGGATATTCTACAATCGTACCAGGAGAGTCTCCATCGCCTTTATCATGCAATAGCACTGACGACTCACAGTCTTCTATAgtacaaaacatatattctgatgtataa